gcatgcaacaaaaatatgacgtctaaatcgaaatatatttacactcaaCAGTAGAGACTGTCACACTTCATCAAAATCGTGTAAAgactgcaaaatatagcaatataTTGCATTCACATACACATAccaattagtatttgttgttataacggcaacagaaatacatcatttctaaaaatttaaactgtctagctatcacagtttattaattagatacagcctggtgacagacagacggtcagacggacagaggagtcttagtatatatattataacagggtcccgtttttaccctttgggtacggatccctaaaaatcggcccgttttgACCTCACGATGTTACCACCTGTCGAGtaaattaggcactacttagttaggtcaccagacctgtgttaaagtgacatctttgttagttattattgaaGAACTTTAccatcttgtttgacatggatagtgtaaaggtcactcacacaaacaggcgttgagtaaaattttctcattttttattgaatttttcaataatattattgaataattggctccataaacccgcttaGACAAACCAATCTATATACTacttaaacctcaaagtttatggtgcaagaaatctacgtattttaaaagaaaaactgtaaatccaactgtatgaaattcggaataaggagaaccacttaaagctaactacACGTATGGCTCCGCCGTTCAGAAAACTTtagacaattaaaataacaaaaaaaaacatatttttagggctagttaaataaaagcttgtaaaaataaaacgaatacgcttagcccgcgcttgatcaatcaatttcaaaatagaaaaataaaaaacaaaaaaaaactacgaatgttaagtgtaaaaaaatacaaaaagttattgtagcagcatacaattactggggatcgaaccagggaccacccggcgcaaacgaaaaaagcgaatgtttgcgaAACACGCTatgatagtgcttacctaagctgacgaaattcagctactcatcctcgagtaaaaactaaatatctaaataccgccaaaaccagcaatacaatGTTTCTACATCTTTCGatatttaatctgtaaacacatctcaaaaagaaaatactgttattatatcgatacgactatttgattaggcgcgagctatcacaacttcgccattttgaaaaattttcaaaaaccggatcgacaaaaaaattctatttaattatagaatttggtcacaaaatttcacgagaatcggttgagaattgcgacctgtagaggagaacatccggacatacaaaagcaaaatccccgagtcaaaccgtagaccttcgctacgcttcggtcaatgaACACGcccttaacgccttgacaaatAGAGGCATGTTCAGAAATTTGTGAGCACCTCAGCGCCGCTCCggtatatctgatagcgactgtactaacaacaaataaagtaaacaactacacagtttacaatttatattacatttatatcaaTCCTAAGGCGGTCTTCACATTTAATGCGGATCCGCACTTGGGTCCGATGTGCGCGCATAGCGCTGTTTCGCTCTCTCACCGAAGCTGCATGCCCATCCGCATCAGTGTGATAATCGCGTAAGTTCTACACAGTTTATAAATCACTGGGCTACAGCCACTGCGTCACCCTCGTCGTCGCTGTCATCTTGGACCTCCTGAGTCAATGTTCTGTCTACGTGCACGAACGGATCTATTTTCAGTTTCTCTGTAGATGGGGGACTGCTGATTAGACATCTGGAATGCAAATAACGGAACACATGTGATACATGCATTTTATTGTATGACATCTGGGGCCGATTGCATAataacttgtaactaataatattagcggaagTCTTTTTTCAATTCCTTTGATTATAAAGAGACTTCCGCTAATcttattagttacaagttatTATGCAATTGGAGCCTGGAAGTCTAATTCATTCACGTACCTGCAAAGTATACTTTCTACAGGTAGTCCTAAATAACCCTATTTTGTTTACGGCGCTTTGCTTACGCATTCAATCCTGATTTGGTAGAGGAATTtgaggtatagtatgaattatatAAGATGATTTTTGCGGGCTCGGGCCcaaatccgttaaacaaaagctgttgtttcttttaagagcggtctaCAGCACGTGCCGAAGcaactatgacgtttaaaaagcaactatcgtgattaCTATTAAgattcaaatttatgtgacagcttaTTCAGAAAACAATCAGGGTTGTATTTTgtttggagataacaaaacgtgttatctccgaatgggctgtttcatGTATTTGAGccatataaatagaatggtaaatttgctttttaaacgggcttgtacccgttaccacagattatataatagtattacttatgtcggggctattagcagtgtaaccactgcataaaggaaacaatagggcccgagcccgaaaaaatcatctgagataattcatactataataaaattgtatagatagtcgattttttttaaattgagataataaataaaatgcaagtATGTTCAAAtacttcaaattaaaaattcaatccaattATTTAGTAATAAAGGTAGGACTTATGGGCCAGTCTTTTGGCCTTAGACGGAAGATGTTCGATAAGGCCTTAATACAGCAGCGTGCAAACCGGATGGTCtaaccggaagatcagcgctggaagtcgccagcaacatgtaAGGTGAGACCATTttgtggcactttttcttttttatgtttctctgttttgtatttataatttatctattctattctattctattcaaactGTTGTAGCAGCAAATTTGGCAGTTAAAGTAGGTAGGTGGCGCAGAATGGTACCTGTTATATCATAAGATTAATGTGTGTGAACTGAATTATCAAGCGCATTTCTGCGCTTTCAAATTCGTTGAAATCAGCGAAAGTTGGAGAAAGGAGGTAGAATAAATAGAAATTGATGTCTGTAGTCCTCTAAAATAATGAAATCTGAAAAGAAACAAGATCAAGAGTCTATACACATACTTGGTAATAAAAAGTCCAGCTCTCTTTGGCCTCGCAGACTGTATATCCTTTAGCAGGGCTGCAATATTCTCAGCAACTTGCTTTACGTCCATATTTAACTGAATCAAACAAGTTAAGTTaatacatcattaaataaatattataggaagaTATAAGGAGCACCACCACCCCACTCTAGCGTCTCCTGACTCCTGAGCTTCGGCGTCTAATCAACTCCGTAGcaacgccattttccatagcgctgacttgacgccgacgctcaaaagacacGATTGAAGTGTGGAATGGCCCTATCTAGCTTGCGTTGTACAACTTGATAACTCTTTAAGATTATGCTGATTATGTTTGCAGGTATTTTAACCTCTCAACTCCAACGGTTTAAATTTGTTAGAAATTTTTAATAGAATTCCAACTTTCATTGCTGAACTAATACAGTGGCGGTGGAAAACGAGAGTTTGAATGTAGATTGTGATAGACTGATGCTTTTAATCCTTTGGCTTCGTAACTACAATTCCGAATATTCCAATAGTGAATAATATGAAAACAATACCCTGCCAATGGGGACATCGCAGCTCCCAAAGTTCTGTTGGTACTCATCCCTGGTCACTCTATACTGGACACCAGCCGCAAACTTGCGAACCATGTCCACTAGATTCGTGTCGACAGTGCCGGCGCGGACGTTAGGAAACTTGCGCTTCATCAGGCCACGGATGGGGACGAGCTCCGTGAGGATGTTGGGGTGCGCTATTACGAAGTCGTACTCTGCTACTTTTATGGAGCCTTCCTGAAATGTTAATACTTGTTTAAATTGATTGACACCATACCAGTTGGTGTGTCCATCTCGGTGTGATCTCGCTACAgcatttgatattattttgccCTTAGCTGAAGAGAACGAAAATATCGTGACATGAGGAAAATAGGCCAATCCTAAATAAAGATCATATAGGTCACTTTCGTAATACCTGATGCCTGATTCTTTGGATTCAATTGGCATAAGCAGAGCCCTGGATTCTTTAGGATACAAACGGGAAAGTGCTGATGAGgacctatattttttatacctgtATCTTCTTAATCAAATCAGTTCCCCCCACAGTGGTGGCCCCAGCCTCACTGGCCTGCTTGACTTGCTCGGGAGTCTTGCAGAAAGCGAGGATGGTGCGTTCCTCGTCGCGCGGGAAGCGGTGAGGCAGGAGAGCCAACCGTACAAATGGATC
The sequence above is drawn from the Cydia strobilella chromosome 2, ilCydStro3.1, whole genome shotgun sequence genome and encodes:
- the LOC134754200 gene encoding large ribosomal subunit protein uL1m: MAGTLFRSMLSTTLSAYKTNSTHIRTIHSSTAFYAARKGTRAKARAKKVKVEITKVGFIPHNQRGANKAAAKIQTPKHVDDFLKLISKDDVFPMKYYQWVVYSAEDAIRAHQETHHATMYNEPSAFVYARVEMNMEAAKKNRFVDPFVRLALLPHRFPRDEERTILAFCKTPEQVKQASEAGATTVGGTDLIKKIQEGSIKVAEYDFVIAHPNILTELVPIRGLMKRKFPNVRAGTVDTNLVDMVRKFAAGVQYRVTRDEYQQNFGSCDVPIGRLNMDVKQVAENIAALLKDIQSARPKRAGLFITKCLISSPPSTEKLKIDPFVHVDRTLTQEVQDDSDDEGDAVAVAQ